The Cumulibacter manganitolerans region GCGCGAGTACTACGCGATCTCCGGGCAGCACGACCCGTCGAAGGCGGGCGAGTGGGTGCGCCGGAACGTGCTGGACAAGCTTCCGTCACCGGGGCATCCGGCCTGGAAGAGCCGGGAGCGGATCCGCGAGGAGGTCCTCGCCTTCCTGACCGAGCCCGGCGAGCCGATCGAGCTGTGGGCCTGGGTGGCCGCCTACGACCACGTCGCGCTCTGCCAGCTGTGGGGCGACATGCGCGCGCTTCCGCGGGAGATCCCGCGGTTCACCCGCGAGCTCAAGCAGCGCTGGGACGATCTCGGCTCGCCCGCGCTGCCGGTCGCCGGCCCCGGGGCGCACGATGCCCTGGTGGACGCGCGGCAGAATCTCGAGCGCTGGAAGGTCATGCACGCCCTCGGCTCGTGGCCGTCCGAGTCCTGAGATCGACTCCCGTATTCTGGAATGCGGCCGTACCATCGGCTGATCCCATCACTTCCTCAGAGGAACCGGACGACCCGTGTCTGCACCGCTCATCAAGCCCGCCCGCCTCGCCGAGATCGACCGCGCATGGCGCTCTCGTCCTATCGTGCAGCAGCCGGCGTGGCCCGACCAGGCGCTTCTCGAGCGGACCGTGGCGACCCTCGAGGCGGTGCCCCCGATTGTGGCCCCGGCCGAGGCGGACCGCCTCACCGAGCAGCTGGCGGCCGTCGCCGAGGGCCGCGCCTTCATGCTGCAGGGCGGCGACTGCGCCGAGACGTTCGACAACAACACCGAGCCGCACCTGCGCGACACCACGCGCACGCTGCTGCAGATGGCCGTCGTGCTGACGTACGGCGCGGGCACCCCGGTCGTGAAGATCGGCCGGATGGCCGGTCAGTACGCCAAGCCGCGCTCGTCGGAGCGGGACTCGCTCGGGCTGCTCAGCTACCGCGGCGACATGGTCAACTCGATCGAGGCCAACGAGGCCGCGCGGGAGGCGGACGCCAACCGGCTGCTGCGCGCCTACGCCAATTCCGCCGCGGCGATGAACATGATCCGCGCCTACGCCAACGGCGGCCTGGCGGACCTGTCGGCGGTGCACGACTGGAACCGTGACTTCGTGCGGCGCTCGCCGGCCGGCGAGCGCTTCGAGCAGATCGCCCGCGAGATCGACCGGGCGCTGGGGTTCATGGCCGCCTGCGGCGTCCACGACGACGCCCTGCGGCGCGTCGACCTCTACTCGTCGCACGAGGCGCTGATCCTCGAGTACGAGCAGGCGCTGACCCGGCTGGAGGAGGACCGCGCGTACTCGCTGTCCGGGCACATGGTGTGGATCGGCGAACGCACCCGTCAGCTCGACGGCGCGCACGTCGAGTACTTCTCGCGGATCGCCAACCCGATCGGCGTGAAGCTCGGCCCGACGACCAGCCCGGACGACGCGATCGCCCTCGCGGACCGGCTCAACCCCGACAACATCCCGGGGCGGCTCACGTTCATCACCCGCATGGGCAACGGCAAGGTGCGTGCGGTGCTGCCGGCGCTGGTCGAGCGGGTCACCGCAGAGGGCCGCAAGGTGGTGTGGCAGTGCGACCCCATGCACGGCAACACCCATGAGTCGTCCAACGGCTACAAGACGCGGCACTTCGACCGGATCCTCGACGAGGTCATGGGCTTCTTCGAGGTGCACCGCGGGCTCGGCACGCACCCCGGTGGGTTGCACGTCGAGCTCACCGGTGAGCCG contains the following coding sequences:
- a CDS encoding class II 3-deoxy-7-phosphoheptulonate synthase, with the translated sequence MSAPLIKPARLAEIDRAWRSRPIVQQPAWPDQALLERTVATLEAVPPIVAPAEADRLTEQLAAVAEGRAFMLQGGDCAETFDNNTEPHLRDTTRTLLQMAVVLTYGAGTPVVKIGRMAGQYAKPRSSERDSLGLLSYRGDMVNSIEANEAAREADANRLLRAYANSAAAMNMIRAYANGGLADLSAVHDWNRDFVRRSPAGERFEQIAREIDRALGFMAACGVHDDALRRVDLYSSHEALILEYEQALTRLEEDRAYSLSGHMVWIGERTRQLDGAHVEYFSRIANPIGVKLGPTTSPDDAIALADRLNPDNIPGRLTFITRMGNGKVRAVLPALVERVTAEGRKVVWQCDPMHGNTHESSNGYKTRHFDRILDEVMGFFEVHRGLGTHPGGLHVELTGEPVTECLGGAEELSDDDLAGRYETACDPRLNTTQSLELAFLVAEMLRD
- a CDS encoding polyadenylate-specific 3'-exoribonuclease AS, translating into MRFFYDTEFIEDGVTIDLVSIGIVDETGREYYAISGQHDPSKAGEWVRRNVLDKLPSPGHPAWKSRERIREEVLAFLTEPGEPIELWAWVAAYDHVALCQLWGDMRALPREIPRFTRELKQRWDDLGSPALPVAGPGAHDALVDARQNLERWKVMHALGSWPSES